A DNA window from Bacteroides cellulosilyticus contains the following coding sequences:
- a CDS encoding adenylyltransferase/cytidyltransferase family protein, which produces MERKKIRVFTSGSFDLFHIGHLNILERSAALGDELIVGVSTDELIQHYKGMPPIIPFEQRFRIISSLKCVTKAVKQVKLTEVAQLQREDIDIVTIGDDWINKYLEGLEWMKQQPGKEVVYFPYTPDVSTTGIKKKIIESTSEIIRAALQREAELDYNWPEDQKK; this is translated from the coding sequence ATGGAAAGAAAGAAAATCAGAGTATTCACATCCGGTAGTTTTGACCTGTTTCATATCGGGCATCTGAACATATTGGAACGTTCGGCGGCATTGGGCGATGAACTTATAGTCGGCGTAAGCACAGATGAGCTGATACAGCATTACAAAGGAATGCCGCCTATTATTCCCTTTGAACAACGTTTCCGGATTATCTCGTCTTTGAAGTGTGTGACTAAAGCTGTGAAGCAAGTGAAGCTTACTGAGGTGGCACAATTACAGAGAGAAGATATTGATATAGTAACCATTGGGGATGATTGGATAAATAAGTATCTGGAGGGGCTTGAGTGGATGAAGCAACAGCCCGGTAAGGAAGTGGTTTATTTTCCTTATACTCCCGATGTAAGCACTACAGGTATTAAGAAGAAAATAATAGAGAGTACAAGTGAGATTATCAGGGCAGCGCTACAACGTGAGGCTGAATTAGATTATAATTGGCCGGAAGATCAGAAAAAATGA
- a CDS encoding glycosyltransferase family 2 protein, which produces MEGLPLISIIIPVYNVNEYLEKCLRSVCGQTYQNLEIIVVDDGSTDGSGEICDMFAETDSRIKVIHQVNKGQSCARNEGLTIARGEYIGFVDSDDWIDPDMYEFLYHLLVDNDADISVCAHYIETTTRTKVRYSSGTLTSFSSDEAIRALVIDKRVRNYIWDKLFKRQAFSGIRFPENQIFEDMAVCYRVFHKVRRIVMQDCPKYHYLRREGSTVLDKQYDPQKEYLWFLRIYEQVKFVQANGIWHKAPRYVHKYGIHSIDKILMLPSSPQLDSIIKDIIAKMQEFKDVRWPQVDFLFLLKRCLLYQNLSVYRSMNLFFKSGKKIPQA; this is translated from the coding sequence ATGGAAGGTTTACCTTTAATAAGTATTATCATACCAGTATATAACGTAAACGAATACTTGGAAAAGTGTTTACGTTCAGTCTGTGGACAGACCTATCAGAATCTTGAGATTATTGTGGTGGATGATGGGTCTACTGATGGATCGGGAGAAATATGTGATATGTTTGCTGAAACAGATAGTCGGATCAAAGTGATTCATCAGGTAAACAAAGGGCAAAGTTGTGCGAGAAATGAAGGATTGACCATTGCCCGAGGCGAATATATTGGTTTTGTGGATAGTGATGACTGGATTGATCCTGATATGTATGAATTTCTATATCATTTGTTGGTAGATAATGATGCAGATATATCCGTGTGTGCTCATTATATAGAGACGACTACCCGGACTAAAGTACGCTATTCATCGGGGACACTCACTTCTTTTTCAAGTGATGAGGCCATACGAGCCTTAGTTATTGATAAGCGGGTAAGGAATTATATATGGGATAAATTGTTTAAACGACAAGCATTTTCTGGAATACGCTTTCCTGAAAATCAGATATTTGAAGATATGGCCGTTTGCTACCGTGTTTTTCATAAGGTACGCCGGATAGTCATGCAAGATTGTCCGAAATATCATTATTTGCGTCGTGAGGGGAGTACAGTTCTGGATAAGCAGTATGATCCACAAAAAGAATATTTGTGGTTCTTGCGGATATATGAGCAGGTGAAGTTTGTGCAAGCAAATGGAATATGGCATAAGGCACCTCGTTATGTACATAAATATGGAATACATTCGATTGATAAAATTCTCATGCTTCCTTCTTCTCCACAACTTGATTCCATAATAAAAGATATAATAGCTAAAATGCAGGAATTTAAGGATGTAAGATGGCCTCAAGTGGATTTCCTATTTCTTTTGAAACGCTGTCTGCTATATCAAAATCTGAGTGTTTATCGTTCGATGAACTTATTTTTTAAGTCTGGGAAGAAGATACCTCAAGCATAA
- a CDS encoding glycosyltransferase family 2 protein, with the protein MLVSLMISTYNWKEALSLCLYSAFAQTVKPCEILIADDGSRDDTKQLIDKMRAKTDIPIVHVWHEDKGFRLSAIRNRSIERAKGDYIIQIDGDILLDRHFIADHLELAEKGYFVCGSRVLLGRMATARLLRGVETHPALFKQDLSFLLNAFRSHTLRLYLANRYAKNSMLRIRGCNMAFWKEDLFRVNGYNESLEMWGQEDVEISYRLIHAGIQKKQLKMGGVQFHLYHKFASRENLEYHEQVLRQVIEEKTIWCENGIVKEDKAYKENNG; encoded by the coding sequence ATGTTAGTCTCATTAATGATATCTACATATAATTGGAAAGAGGCCTTGTCCCTATGTCTGTACAGCGCTTTCGCTCAGACCGTGAAGCCTTGTGAGATTCTGATTGCAGATGATGGCTCACGTGACGACACCAAGCAGCTGATTGATAAGATGCGGGCAAAGACCGATATTCCTATTGTGCATGTATGGCACGAGGACAAAGGTTTCCGTCTTTCCGCTATCCGTAATCGCTCCATTGAAAGGGCGAAGGGGGATTATATTATCCAGATTGATGGTGATATCCTTTTGGATAGGCACTTTATCGCTGACCATCTGGAATTGGCGGAGAAGGGATACTTTGTATGTGGCAGTCGGGTGCTTTTGGGGAGAATGGCTACTGCCCGGTTACTTAGAGGGGTGGAAACTCATCCTGCACTTTTTAAACAAGACCTTAGCTTTTTGTTGAACGCTTTCCGTTCACACACTTTACGTTTGTATTTGGCAAATCGTTATGCCAAGAATAGCATGCTGAGAATCCGGGGCTGTAATATGGCTTTCTGGAAAGAAGATTTGTTCCGTGTTAACGGTTATAATGAGTCTCTGGAGATGTGGGGACAGGAAGATGTGGAAATTTCCTATCGATTAATCCATGCAGGTATCCAAAAGAAGCAATTGAAGATGGGGGGGGTACAATTTCATCTCTATCACAAATTTGCTTCACGGGAGAATTTGGAATATCACGAACAGGTGTTGAGACAAGTTATTGAGGAGAAGACGATATGGTGTGAGAATGGGATCGTGAAAGAAGATAAAGCATATAAAGAGAATAATGGATGA
- a CDS encoding glycosyltransferase: MKDVLFIMESLDGGGAEKALIEYLKNFDYTRYRVSLCLLFYQGLYLKDIPENVTVIPLYTQNNSFRRKSFRYYRKYHNSWLMSFQIRRKLQRHYDTIISFMEGWPLLFHSFVMKRADRNVTWVHRDLLNYPTSDCFYSSSLERKCYEDVDCVIFVSNTAKENFDKLYLVNTPKECLYNVVDAKEIKEKAGEENVTGNVFTITSIGSLYKVKGYDRLLRVAKMLKNNGYSLSFQILGCGSELDNLLTLRNELGLEEEVLFLGFEENPYPYLKKTDLFVSTSLSEGLPYVICEAFVLGIPVVATETAGAIELLDNGKYGILTGQDDISIYEGLRKLIDNEESRDEYHLKSLIRAEMFNVDEAMKSVYSLI, encoded by the coding sequence ATGAAAGATGTATTATTCATTATGGAATCCTTGGATGGAGGAGGAGCGGAAAAGGCTTTGATTGAATATCTTAAAAATTTTGATTATACACGTTATCGTGTATCGCTTTGTCTCTTGTTCTATCAAGGTCTTTATTTAAAGGATATTCCTGAAAACGTTACGGTTATTCCGTTATATACCCAAAACAACTCTTTTCGAAGAAAGTCTTTTCGTTATTATCGAAAATATCATAATTCTTGGCTTATGTCTTTTCAGATAAGGCGTAAGTTACAACGGCATTATGATACAATTATCTCTTTTATGGAAGGCTGGCCTTTATTATTTCATAGTTTTGTAATGAAGAGAGCTGATAGGAATGTAACATGGGTACATCGTGACTTGTTGAACTACCCGACTTCTGACTGTTTTTATAGTTCGAGTTTGGAAAGAAAATGTTATGAAGATGTTGATTGCGTAATTTTTGTTTCTAATACTGCAAAGGAGAACTTTGATAAGTTGTATCTGGTGAATACGCCTAAAGAGTGCTTATACAATGTGGTTGATGCAAAAGAAATTAAAGAAAAAGCTGGAGAAGAAAATGTTACTGGAAATGTATTCACTATAACTTCTATTGGTAGCTTATATAAAGTGAAGGGATATGACCGCTTGCTTCGTGTTGCAAAAATGTTAAAAAACAATGGTTATTCCCTTTCTTTCCAAATACTAGGTTGCGGATCAGAATTGGATAATCTGCTGACCTTGCGGAACGAATTGGGGTTAGAAGAAGAGGTGCTTTTTTTAGGATTTGAGGAGAATCCTTATCCTTATTTGAAAAAAACAGATCTATTTGTCAGTACTTCATTGTCTGAAGGTCTTCCTTATGTGATTTGTGAAGCCTTTGTTTTGGGTATACCTGTAGTAGCTACTGAAACAGCCGGTGCTATTGAACTTTTAGATAATGGCAAATATGGAATTCTGACAGGACAGGATGATATTTCAATTTATGAAGGGCTTAGGAAGCTGATTGATAACGAAGAATCAAGAGACGAATATCACTTGAAATCACTAATTCGGGCGGAGATGTTCAATGTAGATGAAGCAATGAAGAGTGTGTATAGCTTAATTTAG
- a CDS encoding glycoside hydrolase family 99-like domain-containing protein: MNTINKARVIAFYLPQFHPIPENDEWWMKGFTEWTNVGKARSLFPGHYQPKVPADLGYYDLRVPETRQAQADMAREYGIEGFCYWHYWFGNGKRLLERPFNEVLASGKPDFPFCLAWANESWKGFFHGVKTKQALITQLYPGEDDYIAHFETVLPAFKDPRYITVDDKPVFMIYQPFQHPQIKEFMALWQKLAMNNGLKGIFFIGQTYHLTEERTELMDMGFDAINVTRLFDFEKKAKFLYKCAKWRHRIFRCPKIMEYKKVSRFFVGDEEYAPEIIPTIIPNWDHSPRSLNKALVLNHAEPAYFDRHVKDVIARIENKPLEHRLAFVKSWNEWGEGNYLEPDLRYGKRYLEVIKKYISIV; encoded by the coding sequence ATGAATACAATAAATAAAGCAAGAGTTATTGCATTTTATCTCCCCCAGTTTCATCCGATACCTGAAAATGATGAATGGTGGATGAAGGGTTTTACCGAATGGACTAATGTAGGGAAAGCACGATCATTATTTCCGGGGCATTATCAGCCTAAAGTTCCGGCAGACTTAGGTTATTATGATTTGAGAGTTCCCGAGACTCGTCAGGCTCAGGCTGATATGGCGAGAGAATACGGCATAGAAGGATTTTGTTATTGGCACTATTGGTTTGGGAATGGTAAGCGATTATTAGAACGTCCTTTTAATGAGGTATTGGCTTCTGGTAAGCCAGATTTTCCTTTTTGCCTAGCTTGGGCCAATGAGTCGTGGAAAGGCTTTTTTCATGGAGTAAAAACCAAACAGGCGTTGATTACCCAGCTTTATCCAGGAGAAGACGATTATATAGCCCACTTTGAAACAGTGTTGCCTGCTTTTAAAGATCCTCGTTACATAACAGTAGATGATAAACCTGTTTTCATGATTTATCAACCTTTTCAACATCCGCAGATAAAAGAGTTTATGGCTTTGTGGCAGAAATTAGCTATGAATAATGGTTTGAAAGGTATTTTTTTCATAGGTCAAACATATCATTTGACGGAGGAAAGAACCGAATTGATGGATATGGGATTTGATGCTATTAATGTAACACGTTTGTTTGATTTTGAAAAGAAAGCAAAGTTTCTTTATAAATGTGCCAAGTGGAGGCATCGGATTTTTCGTTGTCCTAAAATTATGGAGTACAAGAAAGTGAGTCGTTTTTTTGTTGGAGATGAAGAGTATGCCCCTGAAATTATACCAACAATCATTCCCAATTGGGATCATTCACCTCGTTCTTTAAATAAGGCATTGGTATTGAATCATGCAGAACCAGCCTATTTTGACCGGCATGTGAAAGATGTGATTGCACGTATTGAAAATAAACCTTTGGAGCATCGTCTTGCTTTTGTGAAATCATGGAATGAGTGGGGGGAAGGAAATTATCTGGAGCCGGATTTGCGCTATGGAAAGCGTTATTTGGAAGTGATAAAAAAATATATCAGTATCGTTTGA
- a CDS encoding glycosyltransferase family 2 protein, whose product MDETRALPLISIIVPVYNVKDYVEKCLDSICGQTYKNLEIVVVDDGSTDGSGEICDTYASKDRRIKVIHRKNGGLSAARNEGLDAATGEFLGFVDSDDWIDLDMFKFLYELLETEEADISICSHYIERSGRTKIKYNSDEVLNLVPRDAMRLLVEDDIIRNFAWDKLYRRTLFRELRFPQGRYFEDIAVMYKVFYQARKIVMKGHPKYHYMVRTNSITGSKYNPEKEYHMFLAVYEQCTFIQEKQLWNKAPVFIIRSGVHLIDHIMLVPLSPVAEEIVRDVLSKMHQYNDISFRQIGMAIAIKRWAIYHNLSRYRSVYRFVRSIFKSKSHRF is encoded by the coding sequence ATGGATGAAACGAGAGCATTACCTTTAATAAGCATTATAGTACCGGTTTATAATGTGAAGGATTATGTGGAGAAATGTCTTGACTCTATCTGTGGGCAAACTTATAAGAATCTGGAGATAGTTGTGGTGGACGATGGTTCGACTGATGGCTCCGGGGAAATCTGTGATACTTATGCTTCAAAAGATAGACGGATAAAGGTAATTCATCGTAAAAACGGAGGTTTGAGTGCAGCCCGGAATGAAGGTTTGGATGCAGCTACGGGAGAGTTTCTCGGTTTCGTAGATAGTGATGACTGGATTGATCTTGATATGTTCAAGTTTTTGTATGAGCTGCTGGAGACAGAGGAGGCGGATATATCAATCTGTTCACATTATATTGAAAGATCGGGTAGGACAAAGATAAAATATAACTCGGATGAGGTTTTGAATTTAGTGCCTCGCGATGCTATGCGCCTTTTAGTTGAGGATGATATTATTCGAAATTTTGCGTGGGATAAACTTTACAGAAGGACTTTGTTTCGTGAATTGAGATTTCCGCAGGGGCGTTATTTTGAGGACATTGCTGTCATGTACAAGGTGTTTTATCAAGCACGGAAAATTGTAATGAAAGGGCATCCCAAGTATCATTATATGGTGCGTACTAATAGTATAACAGGAAGTAAATATAATCCCGAAAAAGAATATCATATGTTTCTGGCTGTATACGAACAATGTACTTTTATTCAGGAAAAACAGTTGTGGAATAAAGCACCTGTATTTATTATTCGGAGTGGAGTACATCTTATAGATCATATAATGCTTGTGCCTCTTTCGCCTGTTGCAGAAGAAATAGTAAGAGATGTGCTCAGTAAAATGCATCAGTACAATGATATTTCGTTTCGACAGATTGGTATGGCTATTGCTATAAAGCGTTGGGCTATTTATCATAATCTTTCGAGATATCGTTCTGTCTATCGTTTTGTCAGGTCAATATTTAAGTCGAAAAGTCATCGCTTTTGA
- a CDS encoding glycosyltransferase family 2 protein — MPQVAIIIPVHNTAAYLKRCVESVRNQTLKDIEIILVDNLSSDGSAQICDDYVLVDSRIRTLHLTVAGLSVARNAGIAASVAPYIGFVDSDDWIEATMYEDLLKTLVSCGADMSYCNYCYEYADGHKEQLYPNSGKIYSLMPKDVVRDILLDKVSSSSCTKLFKRDLFDSFTFPEGVCYEDHLTVYKWASKCKKIGWIDKSYYNYLQREGSICHSPDLRKLYDYFLAEYDRLAFVENTTLFNTKERGILTARVVGHCLWIFNTFIRKPNHTLYKQEMKAMKLRLHDFLSLSKDVVDPQSYKRLRKISYFWPLYYLTHCSKKK; from the coding sequence ATGCCTCAGGTTGCTATAATTATACCGGTACATAATACAGCGGCTTATCTAAAGCGTTGTGTGGAATCTGTTCGTAATCAGACTTTGAAAGATATTGAGATTATTTTAGTAGATAATCTTTCTAGTGATGGATCAGCACAGATTTGTGATGATTACGTTTTAGTGGATTCTCGTATAAGGACACTTCATTTAACTGTTGCTGGCCTTTCTGTTGCAAGAAATGCTGGCATTGCTGCCAGTGTAGCTCCTTATATTGGTTTTGTTGATAGCGATGACTGGATTGAAGCGACAATGTATGAAGATTTGTTAAAGACATTGGTTTCTTGTGGAGCTGATATGTCCTATTGTAATTATTGTTATGAATATGCAGATGGACATAAAGAACAGTTGTATCCAAATTCTGGTAAAATATACTCTTTGATGCCTAAAGATGTTGTACGAGATATCTTACTAGATAAAGTTAGTAGTTCTTCTTGTACAAAACTATTTAAAAGGGATTTGTTCGATTCATTTACTTTCCCTGAAGGCGTATGTTATGAAGATCATTTAACTGTTTATAAATGGGCTTCAAAATGTAAAAAAATAGGTTGGATAGATAAGTCATATTATAATTATTTGCAGAGGGAAGGAAGTATTTGCCATAGTCCAGATTTGAGGAAGTTGTATGATTATTTTTTAGCAGAATATGACAGATTAGCTTTTGTTGAGAACACAACTCTCTTTAATACTAAAGAACGCGGGATATTAACAGCTAGAGTAGTAGGGCATTGTTTGTGGATTTTCAATACGTTTATTCGAAAACCTAATCATACTTTATATAAGCAAGAAATGAAAGCTATGAAGTTACGGTTGCATGATTTCCTTTCTTTATCCAAGGATGTTGTTGATCCTCAGAGTTATAAGCGCTTACGGAAAATATCCTATTTTTGGCCTCTGTACTATTTAACCCATTGCTCTAAGAAAAAATGA
- a CDS encoding glycosyltransferase produces MKDVLFIIEGLFGGGAERALVELLKHIDYARYNVTLGVVFAGGIYTKEIPSQVNLFHIFSDNETSFESSLRRKALRYCKKYGNTWLLKFLFRQKCKKHHFDTIISFIEGYPILFHSTICKWAKLNISWIHCDLYYQHWTTAYYHSDHDEKRCYEKMDKIVFVSRNSMESFNRLYETSNDKMHLYNIVDAENIRRLAKQKVVMHDRFTITSIGSLYKVKGYDRLVRVAKLFKDKGYALRFQILGQGKEFESLLRMRDELGLQEDVVFLGFEENPYPYLRQSDIFVSTSLSEGLSYVICEALVLGIPVVATKTSGGMELLENGKYGILTEHDDASIYEAIKKLVDSTTLCKEYQEKSLSRSNIFNIDETMARFYEII; encoded by the coding sequence ATGAAAGATGTTTTATTTATAATAGAAGGGTTGTTTGGCGGTGGAGCAGAGCGAGCTTTGGTTGAATTGTTGAAGCATATAGACTATGCCCGATATAATGTTACTTTAGGAGTCGTATTTGCTGGTGGAATATATACTAAGGAGATTCCTTCTCAAGTTAACCTTTTTCATATCTTTTCTGATAATGAGACTTCTTTTGAATCTTCTTTGAGAAGAAAGGCGTTAAGATATTGTAAGAAGTATGGTAATACTTGGCTGCTAAAGTTTTTATTTAGGCAGAAATGTAAGAAACATCATTTTGATACTATAATATCGTTCATAGAAGGTTATCCTATATTGTTTCATAGTACCATTTGTAAATGGGCTAAACTCAATATTAGTTGGATTCATTGCGATTTATATTACCAGCATTGGACGACGGCCTATTATCATAGCGATCATGATGAAAAACGATGCTATGAGAAGATGGATAAGATCGTGTTTGTTTCTCGTAACTCAATGGAGTCTTTTAATAGATTGTACGAAACGTCAAATGATAAAATGCATCTATACAATATTGTAGATGCGGAGAATATCCGCAGGTTGGCTAAGCAAAAGGTCGTGATGCACGATAGATTTACAATAACTTCTATTGGTAGCCTCTATAAAGTTAAGGGATATGATCGTCTGGTAAGAGTAGCTAAGCTATTTAAAGATAAAGGTTATGCTTTACGTTTTCAAATTCTGGGGCAAGGGAAGGAATTTGAATCTTTGCTTCGAATGCGTGATGAATTGGGCTTACAGGAAGATGTGGTATTTTTAGGATTTGAAGAAAACCCTTATCCTTATTTAAGGCAATCAGATATATTTGTTAGTACTTCGCTGTCCGAAGGGCTTTCTTATGTGATATGTGAAGCTTTGGTGCTTGGAATTCCAGTGGTTGCTACAAAAACCTCAGGAGGGATGGAGTTGCTGGAAAATGGTAAATATGGCATATTAACAGAACATGATGATGCATCTATATATGAAGCTATAAAGAAACTGGTCGATAGTACCACCCTTTGCAAGGAATATCAGGAAAAAAGTTTATCTCGCTCCAATATCTTCAATATTGATGAGACAATGGCGCGATTCTATGAAATTATTTGA
- a CDS encoding glycosyltransferase family 2 protein codes for MVKPVLSIITVNFNNNLGLQETLRSIQSQSFTDYEHIIIDANSTDGSAETIAKYAAETPHLSYWVSEPDKGVYDGMNKGIAHAKGEYIFFLNSGDFLFDGNVLDSIPFDGTNYICGNLRMVYSNTEYEDIIPPEEVDGLFLLKSFLPHPASFIHHSLFESQTYRTDYRIVSDWIHMVDNIVLKGCSYKHVNILISNFDSTGLSSTNGSIGLYERNRWIKENIPARIYASLMELDNLKNSILGSIIPMANEKKRRTQKRMKKAVLLLSKILK; via the coding sequence ATGGTAAAGCCAGTGCTTAGTATTATTACAGTCAATTTTAACAACAATTTGGGGCTACAAGAAACATTACGTAGCATTCAATCACAATCATTTACAGATTATGAGCATATCATCATAGATGCCAACTCTACAGACGGAAGTGCAGAAACTATTGCTAAGTATGCTGCAGAAACTCCTCACCTATCATACTGGGTATCCGAACCAGACAAAGGAGTCTATGACGGCATGAATAAAGGAATCGCACATGCCAAAGGAGAATATATCTTCTTTCTAAACTCCGGAGACTTTCTATTTGACGGCAATGTCTTAGATTCCATCCCTTTTGATGGAACCAACTATATTTGTGGGAATCTAAGAATGGTGTATTCAAATACAGAATATGAAGATATAATTCCTCCCGAAGAAGTAGATGGTTTGTTTTTGCTAAAAAGTTTTCTACCACACCCTGCCTCTTTTATACATCACTCGCTATTCGAAAGCCAAACTTACAGAACAGATTATAGAATCGTATCAGACTGGATACATATGGTTGACAATATCGTATTAAAAGGATGCAGCTATAAGCATGTCAACATCCTGATATCCAACTTCGATAGTACAGGACTTAGCTCCACCAACGGTTCCATTGGACTCTATGAGCGCAACAGATGGATAAAAGAAAATATTCCCGCCCGTATCTATGCTTCCTTAATGGAACTGGACAACCTCAAAAATTCAATATTAGGAAGCATCATTCCAATGGCCAATGAAAAGAAACGTCGTACACAAAAGCGAATGAAAAAGGCGGTCCTATTGCTCTCAAAAATACTTAAATAA
- a CDS encoding pyridoxal-phosphate-dependent aminotransferase family protein, translated as MKSYVFPGNIEERILRIAGEPFPYMRTALFSEIVKDSERMLLELIHCPGGRVIFYTASGTGAMDAVVTNYVSLKKKAFIIAGGSFGYRWKSLCEYYQVQNEVFEVPFARDIDYARLENAVAASRPDVFLCQHHETSTGQLFDLKKISAICRKHNVSLVVDAISSFLSDDLDMEELNIDICITSSQKGLNIAPGLSFLFLSPRILQTDFLHKSYYFDFAENLKNLERGQTPYSPATSLFMQLHARLKENVLLGVDKIIASVRAKALYFRELCRQNGWEVPAEVPSNCITGFFVRRNGDILFNELLKQDIFIMPGGTPCYFRVSHLGVQSEEDLDDLAKRIKEIEYR; from the coding sequence ATGAAATCTTATGTTTTTCCGGGAAATATAGAAGAGCGGATTCTTCGAATCGCAGGAGAACCTTTTCCGTATATGCGCACTGCTTTGTTTTCTGAAATAGTGAAAGACTCAGAGCGTATGTTGCTGGAGCTGATACATTGTCCAGGCGGTCGTGTTATCTTCTATACTGCTTCAGGAACCGGTGCGATGGATGCTGTGGTTACCAATTATGTTTCCCTGAAAAAGAAAGCTTTTATTATAGCCGGCGGTTCATTCGGCTACCGCTGGAAGAGTCTCTGCGAGTACTATCAGGTTCAGAATGAAGTTTTTGAAGTTCCTTTTGCTCGTGATATTGATTATGCCCGGCTGGAAAATGCTGTGGCTGCTTCGCGTCCGGATGTGTTTTTATGTCAACATCATGAAACCTCTACCGGTCAACTGTTTGATTTAAAGAAAATTTCTGCTATTTGCAGGAAACATAATGTTTCGCTGGTTGTTGATGCTATTAGTTCTTTCTTGTCCGATGATTTGGATATGGAAGAGTTGAATATTGACATCTGTATTACCAGTAGTCAGAAGGGGCTGAATATAGCCCCGGGTTTGTCGTTTCTGTTTCTTTCGCCTAGAATCCTACAGACTGATTTTTTGCATAAATCTTATTATTTTGATTTTGCTGAGAATCTGAAGAATCTGGAACGCGGTCAGACACCTTACAGTCCGGCCACCAGTTTGTTTATGCAATTGCATGCCCGTTTAAAGGAGAATGTACTCCTTGGGGTTGACAAAATCATTGCTTCCGTGCGTGCTAAAGCACTGTATTTTCGTGAGCTGTGCAGACAGAATGGTTGGGAAGTTCCGGCGGAAGTACCATCCAATTGCATTACGGGGTTCTTTGTCCGCCGGAATGGGGATATTCTCTTTAATGAATTGTTGAAGCAAGACATATTCATTATGCCGGGTGGCACTCCTTGTTATTTCAGGGTTTCTCATTTGGGAGTTCAAAGTGAAGAGGATCTGGATGATCTGGCAAAGAGAATTAAAGAAATAGAATACCGATAA
- a CDS encoding CDP-glycerol glycerophosphotransferase family protein produces the protein MRIVLFCENKYAVDILLPIYQEAVKSEANHILWYVHLPKIPVFPLDGKVVYTHSMQEVYDFSPEAIFVPGNIVPYYLPGVKIQVFHGYAAEKKDHWIIRRYFDTYFTQGPFFTKKFKELAAEYKDFEVVETGWPKQDWIKNHWHDFDREREELLKLHGKSQIVLYAPTFSPSLTSLPALKEALLHLVKMRDIVLLLKLHPLTKKEWVDEYKQLAEQEEHIIWEDGFNVTKYQLMSDVMISDTSSTVYEFLLLGRPVITYRTIAKDIYWTDITDTSQLVDAFESVQHDESAIAKRRWVVDNYDPYLDGNVARRMLEAAEDYIRRHGVPRERKLNLWRKYTSIKTFGRIKK, from the coding sequence ATGCGTATTGTCTTATTCTGTGAAAATAAGTATGCTGTTGATATATTATTGCCTATATATCAGGAAGCGGTAAAGTCGGAGGCGAATCATATCTTGTGGTATGTGCATCTTCCGAAGATCCCGGTTTTTCCACTGGATGGAAAAGTTGTTTATACACATTCGATGCAGGAGGTTTATGATTTTTCTCCGGAAGCTATATTTGTGCCGGGTAATATTGTTCCCTATTATTTACCGGGTGTGAAGATACAGGTTTTTCATGGCTATGCGGCAGAAAAGAAAGATCATTGGATCATCCGTCGCTATTTTGACACCTATTTCACCCAAGGTCCTTTTTTTACGAAAAAGTTTAAGGAATTAGCAGCCGAATATAAAGATTTTGAGGTCGTGGAGACCGGCTGGCCCAAGCAGGATTGGATAAAAAATCATTGGCATGATTTTGACCGGGAACGTGAAGAACTGTTGAAACTGCATGGAAAAAGTCAAATTGTATTATATGCGCCTACTTTTTCACCAAGTTTAACATCTCTTCCTGCATTAAAAGAGGCTTTGCTGCATTTAGTAAAGATGAGGGATATCGTTCTGTTATTGAAGTTGCATCCGTTGACTAAAAAAGAGTGGGTGGATGAATATAAACAACTGGCAGAACAAGAAGAACACATTATATGGGAAGACGGCTTTAATGTTACAAAGTATCAGTTAATGTCCGATGTCATGATAAGTGACACTTCCTCAACGGTATATGAATTCTTGCTTCTGGGACGTCCGGTAATCACTTATCGCACCATAGCGAAAGACATTTACTGGACTGATATAACGGATACATCCCAATTGGTGGACGCCTTTGAAAGTGTGCAGCATGATGAAAGCGCTATTGCGAAAAGACGATGGGTGGTTGATAACTACGATCCGTACCTGGATGGGAATGTAGCCAGGCGAATGCTGGAAGCGGCTGAAGATTATATTCGCCGTCATGGTGTTCCGAGAGAGCGGAAGTTGAACCTCTGGAGAAAATATACGAGTATAAAGACGTTCGGAAGGATAAAGAAGTGA